In Marinobacter sp. LQ44, the following are encoded in one genomic region:
- a CDS encoding glycosyltransferase family 2 protein, with the protein MPSSSNELVSVIIPSYNRAAYIEAAINSALDQTYGPVEVIVVDDGSTDGSYEKLQQWAERGELVLLTHPERRNRGQSASINLGIQQATGSYIAILDSDDMFAKEKLADQMSFLKANPETGMVYGQGHAVDADGNFLFKVPGDGHQELSDPNRLLLDCYMALPGGSLVRRSVFEKAGLFEESFRAGQDHDMAIRIMEATKCAYLPKLAFYYRKHDDSISVKGLERRWLTGLEILRRANERYPYMRSTIRKRKAVLQFRLGQTYWRERRKAKALPHLISSGLLDPTRALMVLMGREQV; encoded by the coding sequence GTGCCGTCTTCATCCAATGAATTGGTTTCCGTAATCATCCCTTCCTATAATCGTGCAGCCTATATTGAGGCTGCCATTAACTCTGCGCTTGACCAGACTTACGGTCCGGTTGAGGTTATTGTCGTGGATGATGGATCGACGGACGGCAGTTACGAAAAGTTACAACAATGGGCAGAACGAGGAGAACTGGTACTTCTGACTCACCCTGAGCGAAGGAATCGGGGCCAGTCTGCATCGATTAATCTTGGTATTCAGCAAGCGACCGGTAGCTATATAGCAATCCTAGACAGTGATGACATGTTCGCCAAAGAAAAACTGGCAGATCAAATGTCGTTCCTGAAAGCTAACCCCGAAACAGGTATGGTTTATGGCCAAGGTCATGCAGTAGATGCTGATGGTAATTTCCTGTTCAAAGTTCCTGGTGATGGTCATCAGGAACTGAGTGATCCTAACCGGCTACTGCTAGATTGTTACATGGCGCTGCCGGGGGGATCGCTTGTTCGTCGTTCGGTATTTGAGAAAGCGGGCTTATTTGAGGAGTCTTTTAGGGCTGGCCAGGATCACGATATGGCTATTCGGATCATGGAAGCGACTAAATGCGCTTATTTGCCGAAACTTGCTTTCTATTACCGCAAACACGACGACTCCATCAGTGTTAAAGGGCTCGAACGTCGCTGGCTTACTGGGCTGGAAATTCTTCGCCGTGCTAATGAACGGTATCCCTACATGAGAAGCACGATTCGAAAACGCAAAGCGGTGCTTCAATTCAGATTAGGGCAGACCTATTGGCGAGAAAGGCGCAAGGCCAAAGCGTTACCGCATCTTATCTCTTCAGGTTTACTTGACCCCACCCGTGCATTGATGGTTCTGATGGGGCGAGAGCAGGTGTAA
- a CDS encoding glycosyltransferase, which translates to MDSVPQPILFVIDHFRNPNAGTEGQLFQLVKGLDRTRFKPHLLVFRDSEFLQVGGFPCDYSVLGQHRILSVATWYSLWQTARRYRASGGRLAHVFFNDSSVVCPPIFRLLGIETIISRRDMGYWYTRKYLALLNLSGRFVAAAITNSQAVKEVTLRHEPVSSDNTHVIYNGYEFEDVQPSIPSDLQELRAGNPDVVFAGIVANIRPIKRLEDAIRAVGLLSGQSPALHLVIIGDGEPEDLKAMAKELGIEGQVHFLGARSDVRGCLAGLDIGLLCSESEGFSNAVVEYMQAGLPVVCSAVGGNPEAIAHGETGFLYGCGNVNELAECLRALAIDRDLRARLGENASVNARQRFSMETMVRQHQEVYGSLLNKE; encoded by the coding sequence ATGGATTCCGTACCGCAGCCCATTCTCTTTGTTATCGACCACTTCCGTAATCCCAATGCTGGTACTGAGGGACAGCTCTTTCAGTTGGTTAAAGGCCTGGATCGAACCAGGTTCAAACCTCACCTGCTGGTTTTCCGGGATTCGGAGTTTCTTCAGGTCGGCGGATTTCCTTGTGATTACTCGGTTTTGGGACAGCATCGTATTCTTTCTGTGGCTACCTGGTATTCCCTTTGGCAAACCGCGCGGCGGTACCGAGCTTCTGGTGGCCGCTTGGCTCATGTGTTTTTTAATGATTCCTCGGTCGTCTGTCCGCCGATCTTCCGTTTGCTTGGCATCGAAACGATTATCTCCAGGCGGGATATGGGGTATTGGTACACCCGCAAGTATCTGGCTCTGTTGAACCTAAGTGGGCGTTTTGTTGCCGCTGCGATCACCAACAGTCAGGCGGTTAAGGAAGTGACGCTTCGGCATGAGCCTGTTTCTTCAGATAATACCCACGTGATTTACAACGGATACGAATTTGAGGACGTGCAACCCTCAATACCTTCCGATCTGCAGGAGTTGCGAGCGGGGAACCCAGATGTAGTATTCGCCGGAATTGTCGCCAACATCCGGCCGATAAAACGGCTGGAAGATGCGATACGAGCGGTAGGGTTGCTGTCAGGGCAAAGCCCCGCTTTGCATCTGGTTATCATTGGCGATGGTGAGCCCGAGGACCTCAAAGCAATGGCAAAAGAGCTGGGAATTGAGGGGCAGGTACACTTCCTGGGCGCGCGTAGCGATGTAAGAGGTTGTCTCGCCGGCCTGGATATCGGCTTGTTATGTTCTGAATCCGAAGGCTTCTCTAACGCCGTGGTAGAGTATATGCAGGCGGGGTTACCCGTGGTTTGTAGCGCCGTGGGGGGCAATCCGGAAGCCATTGCCCATGGAGAAACCGGTTTTTTGTATGGCTGTGGTAATGTAAATGAGTTGGCGGAATGTCTCAGAGCATTGGCTATTGATCGTGATCTCCGTGCCCGTTTGGGAGAAAATGCAAGCGTTAATGCAAGACAGCGCTTCAGTATGGAAACGATGGTTCGGCAGCATCAGGAAGTTTATGGCTCTCTGCTGAACAAGGAGTAA
- a CDS encoding polysaccharide deacetylase family protein gives MGLFSKTIRTLGPWGGYQLARQICRNQPRILMYHRFSNPPVKDWASPKYFEQQVRHIKENYNSYSLVGLMQYKREHGHMPRHAVVITVDDGYRDFYHYAYPILRKYQVPATLFVTTGFVDRKLWLWPDKITWLLNQVDRIPETIKIGAFCSGSGPVNFETRPFYWQQWITHSLSLPDPEKHSFIDQLASKLGKVFPLSIPHEFEPVTWGELLEMQDNEIEIGGHTVTHPSLGRVTESQAREEIFGCRDTLNERLGDRYRTFCYPNGQPSDFRAFLPGLVQEAGFLGAVTAFPDAYGTRDPLLMRRHVSGDDMFQFFKSVSGVELVGLRLRKDVRMSLSGVVASYAG, from the coding sequence ATGGGGTTGTTTTCGAAAACCATTCGCACGCTGGGCCCTTGGGGCGGTTATCAATTAGCTAGACAGATCTGCCGGAACCAACCGCGCATTTTGATGTATCACCGGTTCTCCAATCCGCCAGTTAAAGATTGGGCAAGCCCGAAGTACTTTGAACAGCAGGTTCGACACATCAAGGAGAACTATAACTCCTATTCGTTGGTGGGCTTGATGCAGTACAAACGTGAGCATGGGCATATGCCACGTCACGCCGTTGTCATCACAGTTGATGACGGTTATCGCGATTTTTATCATTATGCGTACCCAATCCTAAGGAAATATCAGGTTCCCGCTACACTGTTTGTTACCACCGGCTTTGTAGACCGTAAACTCTGGCTGTGGCCAGATAAGATAACTTGGCTGTTGAACCAGGTCGACCGGATTCCGGAAACAATAAAGATAGGCGCTTTTTGTAGTGGTTCTGGGCCGGTCAATTTTGAAACTCGTCCGTTCTACTGGCAGCAGTGGATCACTCACTCACTGTCTTTACCTGACCCTGAAAAGCATTCTTTTATCGATCAGCTTGCTTCCAAGCTAGGAAAGGTATTTCCCCTTTCCATTCCTCATGAGTTCGAGCCCGTGACTTGGGGTGAGCTTTTAGAAATGCAGGATAATGAAATTGAGATTGGCGGACACACTGTTACTCATCCGTCGCTCGGGCGGGTAACTGAATCTCAGGCGAGAGAGGAGATCTTTGGTTGCCGAGATACCCTGAATGAAAGGCTGGGAGATCGATATAGAACGTTTTGTTACCCAAATGGGCAGCCGTCCGATTTCCGGGCTTTTTTGCCGGGCCTTGTTCAAGAAGCTGGATTTCTTGGTGCTGTGACGGCCTTTCCGGATGCTTACGGAACCCGTGATCCGTTGCTCATGCGTCGCCATGTTAGTGGTGATGACATGTTTCAGTTTTTCAAGTCCGTTTCTGGTGTTGAGTTAGTTGGGTTGAGGCTCCGTAAAGATGTTCGTATGAGTTTGAGTGGTGTGGTGGCTAGTTATGCCGGTTGA
- a CDS encoding O-antigen ligase family protein — protein MPVEGVAAQHQTKVSDQVVSSFTFVFFLYFILDFFLRFSVRIPGYSNLRPTLVAVVILGILLFVQREKLVEKFKHPVFKPVFVLLAYLVISLPLVEWPGSVIRNNLDPFVKAIVFLFFTALIVDTGKRLVWFVGVFVFCQVVRVLEPLYLNLTQGYWGSSTYLSTKEFANRLAGAPADVINPNELGFVIVTVIPFLHYLLWTGRWKLKAIYLVLMPLLLYALILTMSRGAFLALMVVSFFIFKESRHKTALVGVAVMAIVAAFSVMTPVQKERYLSIIDRDVEGGASAEGRIQGMIREFQLGLTRPVVGHGLGTTGETKANKLGRRQASHNLYAELLIEIGVVGFAIFLAFLVRAFKQLKLLQVAFGRAERTDASFYENLNKVLICLFWMYAVYSLNYWGLSQYYWYLFGGLTIALGRLAMSGESAPTPAGGLAIIESKENGRFTLAEKLRDGRHHFS, from the coding sequence ATGCCGGTTGAGGGTGTAGCTGCACAGCATCAGACAAAAGTCTCTGATCAGGTGGTCAGCTCATTTACCTTTGTCTTTTTCCTATATTTCATCCTGGATTTCTTTCTTCGCTTCTCGGTTCGTATACCAGGCTATTCGAATCTGCGTCCCACTTTGGTGGCGGTTGTTATTCTTGGGATTCTGCTATTCGTGCAGAGGGAAAAACTGGTCGAGAAGTTTAAGCATCCTGTTTTCAAGCCCGTATTTGTTTTGCTTGCTTACCTAGTAATAAGCCTGCCTCTTGTGGAGTGGCCGGGTAGCGTTATCCGAAATAACCTGGATCCTTTTGTTAAAGCTATTGTCTTTTTGTTCTTTACTGCATTGATTGTGGATACTGGTAAACGACTGGTCTGGTTTGTTGGTGTATTCGTGTTTTGCCAGGTCGTGCGGGTACTTGAGCCGCTATATTTGAATTTGACGCAGGGGTATTGGGGGAGCTCAACCTATTTGAGTACCAAAGAGTTTGCTAACCGGCTCGCCGGTGCTCCGGCTGACGTGATCAACCCTAACGAACTCGGATTTGTAATCGTCACGGTAATTCCGTTTTTACACTATCTCCTATGGACGGGCAGGTGGAAGCTGAAAGCTATTTATCTGGTTTTGATGCCATTATTGTTGTACGCCCTGATTTTAACGATGTCGCGTGGTGCGTTCCTTGCATTGATGGTCGTCAGCTTTTTTATTTTCAAAGAATCTCGGCACAAGACGGCTCTAGTTGGGGTGGCCGTAATGGCGATTGTGGCAGCATTTTCCGTGATGACGCCCGTTCAGAAAGAGCGTTATCTCTCAATTATTGACCGTGATGTTGAGGGCGGCGCATCCGCCGAAGGCCGTATTCAGGGGATGATCCGGGAGTTCCAGCTTGGGCTGACCCGGCCTGTCGTGGGTCATGGACTTGGCACAACGGGGGAAACAAAAGCAAACAAATTGGGACGACGCCAGGCAAGCCACAATCTATATGCTGAGCTTTTGATTGAGATAGGGGTTGTCGGCTTTGCCATCTTCTTAGCGTTTTTGGTTCGGGCTTTCAAACAATTGAAACTTCTTCAGGTTGCGTTTGGGAGGGCTGAGCGGACAGATGCGTCGTTCTATGAAAATCTCAATAAAGTATTGATTTGTCTGTTTTGGATGTATGCGGTGTATAGCCTCAACTACTGGGGGCTGTCTCAGTACTACTGGTATCTGTTCGGTGGTTTGACCATCGCGTTGGGTCGTCTGGCAATGTCAGGAGAATCGGCGCCAACGCCTGCAGGGGGATTAGCCATTATCGAATCTAAAGAAAATGGGCGATTCACCCTTGCGGAAAAACTGCGGGACGGCCGGCATCATTTCAGTTGA
- a CDS encoding glycosyltransferase family 4 protein, translating to MTALQPGGGIRTFFRYIYSQPDFKDDTFTLIAPDADGNLSGFLKAHVGQDRFRGISIHSGKLEFVRRVRSTVAADAFDLVHSHGFSAGLLTQLAITARKSPPHLMTAHDVFLHSQFTGWKGKARKLAMAQLFSRIDSIHTVTEDATGNFTTFFPGVRADRLKPILHGVDTEFFSQGEPAELRSELGIPASTPLIGFFGRFMGQKGFRTLVDAILAIKQEGIEPLPRVLTFGWGGFIREDYEYLTNLGLADQFVQMPATDNMPAMIKAVDMVVMPSRWEACGLLAMEVLSAGVPLLSTDCIGLREVVAGSPTRIFSPGSAEGLAAAIKAEIANPSRDRFMDYQPIAVERFHIGRPAAELRALYDELVGQTS from the coding sequence ATGACTGCACTCCAGCCCGGGGGTGGAATTCGGACGTTTTTCAGGTACATATACAGCCAGCCGGATTTCAAGGACGATACCTTTACGCTGATCGCACCAGACGCTGACGGGAATCTGTCAGGGTTTCTGAAGGCTCATGTTGGGCAGGACCGGTTCCGTGGAATTTCGATCCATAGTGGGAAATTGGAGTTTGTTCGAAGGGTTCGATCTACAGTTGCTGCGGATGCTTTTGATTTGGTCCATTCCCATGGTTTCAGTGCTGGCTTGCTTACGCAGTTAGCAATAACAGCCAGAAAATCTCCGCCCCATTTGATGACGGCCCATGATGTTTTTCTCCATTCGCAATTTACCGGGTGGAAAGGAAAGGCACGTAAATTGGCCATGGCGCAGCTTTTTAGCCGAATAGACAGTATTCACACCGTAACAGAGGATGCGACCGGAAACTTCACTACTTTTTTTCCGGGTGTTCGCGCAGATCGTTTAAAGCCGATCCTGCATGGCGTGGATACGGAGTTTTTCAGCCAGGGTGAGCCAGCAGAGCTTCGTTCCGAACTTGGAATACCAGCCTCGACGCCGCTTATTGGTTTTTTTGGCCGGTTTATGGGGCAGAAGGGCTTTCGTACTCTTGTGGATGCAATATTGGCAATAAAACAAGAGGGTATCGAGCCGTTGCCCCGTGTTCTGACTTTTGGTTGGGGTGGGTTTATTCGTGAGGACTACGAGTACCTGACGAATTTGGGATTGGCGGACCAGTTCGTTCAAATGCCTGCAACCGACAACATGCCCGCCATGATAAAAGCAGTCGATATGGTTGTGATGCCGTCCCGTTGGGAGGCTTGTGGCTTGTTGGCGATGGAGGTACTTTCGGCCGGTGTTCCCTTGCTATCTACGGATTGCATCGGTCTGCGAGAGGTGGTTGCGGGCTCGCCCACCCGGATTTTTTCGCCTGGCAGCGCTGAAGGGCTCGCAGCCGCTATAAAAGCGGAGATCGCAAACCCGAGCAGAGACCGCTTTATGGATTACCAGCCAATTGCCGTGGAACGTTTTCATATTGGTCGCCCGGCTGCTGAGTTGCGGGCGCTCTACGACGAGCTGGTTGGCCAAACTTCATGA
- a CDS encoding oligosaccharide flippase family protein, whose protein sequence is MIRTLFVNTGSNVLVMFVKLVITFIMTPVFVHNLGKYDYGLWEMIGAVIGYMGILDLGLRPAISRYAARHQAENDETALQSVYMSALAFMALVGVLLFVFFFSWGYWFGGTLAPEGEAHQKYTLFLIIIGAYLLISFPGYVAESYLEGFQKYYLKNNITIVNSVVGSVLLYSLITPENGLVLLAGINAIGLTVKYLLFMWILSRPAYGAIRAQWGMFSWVRLRELIVFGFKSFVQGIATRVENATDVLVIGLILGPAMVPFYSIPANLTQHIRGLGWTLTHAFMPLFSGLSAKAEDAMIRRVFLVSSRYVVSILMAMGTGALLLGVPFINVWLGPEFGEKAKYLIVFLVMFTILPFINPFASRYLTAINKHGIFARLTPIAAIMNIGLSLVLVHPYGLEGVAFASVVPGLIFVPLYLRYTCKHLELPVWDYLRVSVLPAFVPAGIMALILLGMGEYLIYDSYADIVAGALLSSLAWLVAFWLLVLNREERTYLGVRIARMAGRK, encoded by the coding sequence ATGATTCGTACTCTGTTCGTCAACACTGGTTCCAACGTTCTGGTCATGTTCGTAAAGCTGGTCATTACTTTCATTATGACCCCCGTATTTGTCCACAATCTGGGCAAATACGATTACGGCCTGTGGGAGATGATTGGTGCGGTTATCGGGTACATGGGCATCCTCGATCTTGGCCTTCGCCCCGCTATCAGCCGTTATGCCGCCAGGCACCAGGCAGAGAACGATGAAACCGCGCTTCAGTCTGTCTACATGTCGGCGCTCGCCTTCATGGCGCTGGTTGGGGTGTTGCTGTTCGTGTTCTTTTTCTCGTGGGGATATTGGTTTGGCGGTACGCTGGCGCCGGAGGGTGAGGCCCATCAGAAGTACACGTTGTTTCTGATTATTATTGGCGCCTACCTGCTGATTTCCTTTCCGGGGTACGTGGCAGAAAGCTACCTTGAAGGCTTCCAGAAGTATTATCTGAAAAACAACATTACCATTGTGAACTCGGTGGTTGGCTCGGTACTTTTGTATAGCCTGATTACACCGGAAAACGGATTGGTGCTTCTCGCGGGTATTAATGCCATTGGTCTTACGGTGAAGTATCTGCTGTTTATGTGGATTCTTTCGCGCCCAGCCTACGGTGCCATTCGTGCACAATGGGGGATGTTTTCCTGGGTACGGTTGCGGGAGCTTATCGTATTCGGGTTCAAGTCCTTTGTTCAGGGTATAGCAACCCGTGTTGAGAACGCGACAGACGTTCTGGTCATCGGATTGATTCTGGGGCCGGCTATGGTGCCGTTTTACAGCATACCCGCAAACCTGACGCAACACATTCGCGGACTGGGCTGGACGCTGACTCACGCTTTCATGCCCCTGTTCAGTGGGTTAAGTGCCAAAGCGGAGGATGCGATGATCCGGCGGGTATTCCTGGTGTCATCGCGGTACGTGGTGAGCATCTTGATGGCAATGGGGACCGGCGCATTGCTATTGGGGGTTCCTTTTATCAATGTTTGGCTGGGCCCGGAATTTGGCGAGAAGGCCAAGTACCTGATTGTTTTTCTGGTAATGTTTACCATTCTTCCGTTTATCAATCCGTTTGCCAGCCGTTATCTCACGGCGATTAACAAGCATGGTATTTTTGCCAGGCTTACCCCCATTGCTGCCATTATGAATATTGGGCTGAGCCTGGTTCTGGTGCACCCTTATGGTCTGGAGGGTGTGGCCTTTGCCTCCGTGGTACCGGGGCTGATCTTTGTACCTTTGTATCTCCGTTATACCTGTAAGCACTTGGAGCTCCCGGTTTGGGATTATCTCCGTGTGTCTGTGCTGCCCGCATTTGTGCCTGCCGGGATCATGGCATTGATTCTGTTGGGTATGGGGGAGTATCTGATCTACGATTCCTACGCTGATATTGTTGCCGGTGCACTTCTGAGCAGTCTTGCCTGGCTTGTGGCGTTTTGGTTACTGGTGTTAAACAGGGAAGAGCGAACGTATCTGGGTGTCCGGATTGCTCGCATGGCGGGAAGGAAATAA
- the asnB gene encoding asparagine synthase (glutamine-hydrolyzing) encodes MCGFAGFVSKESVAEPEQVLSDMGRAIAHRGPDDAGVWHHPGLGAGLVHRRLSIQDLSPAGAQPMASAGGRYVIAFNGEVYNFRQLHSELVKLGCQFRGHSDTEVMLHAIEQWGLAPSLARFSGMFAFALIDLQEKTLVLARDRMGEKPLYYGYQGNVLLFGSELKALRAHPAWQGGVDQQALALLLRHNVIPAPWSIHKGIFKLPPASMVTFQLNAGHSNPLPEPERYWQLEECFVESPMGSFDEASRHLESLLGDVIEDQMVSDVPLGAFLSGGIDSSTVVALMQARATQRVKTFSIGFDEAGFNEAEHAAEVARHLGTEHTELYVTPKDALGLVPRLPELYDEPFADSSQLPTYLVSEMTRKHVTVALSGDGGDELFCGYTRYPSVLSRWQGRNSLSGLGRRAAAALPESLSAAAIRALVPSQRGRSGLAIRHRLKAERALALSSSVSEFYRQSVSFWAEPECFRQAVREPTYGLTRPLPPGIPDESLKTLMWRDLNWYLPDDILVKVDRAAMACSLETRIPMLDPKVVAFALSLPLDYNLKGGVGKQVLRSVLFRHVPRELVDRPKQGFAVPVGQWLRGPLRPWAESLFAPSLFGKQDLLDASVVNAYWQEHLRGREDYSAELWGILMFLAWLEHTGG; translated from the coding sequence ATGTGTGGTTTTGCCGGATTTGTCAGCAAGGAAAGTGTCGCTGAGCCTGAGCAGGTGCTCTCTGACATGGGGCGGGCTATTGCGCATCGGGGGCCCGATGATGCAGGCGTCTGGCACCACCCCGGCCTGGGTGCGGGCCTTGTACACCGCCGTTTGTCCATTCAGGATCTGTCCCCCGCTGGTGCCCAGCCAATGGCGTCTGCCGGTGGGCGATATGTCATCGCGTTCAATGGCGAAGTCTACAACTTCAGGCAGCTTCACTCGGAACTCGTCAAGCTGGGTTGCCAGTTCCGTGGTCACTCAGACACCGAAGTCATGCTACATGCTATTGAGCAGTGGGGGTTGGCGCCCAGTCTGGCCAGGTTCTCCGGAATGTTTGCGTTCGCTCTGATTGATCTTCAAGAGAAAACCTTGGTACTTGCACGGGATCGCATGGGCGAAAAGCCCCTTTATTACGGTTATCAGGGAAACGTTCTGCTGTTCGGCTCGGAGTTGAAAGCGCTGCGCGCTCATCCGGCCTGGCAAGGTGGTGTGGACCAACAGGCGCTGGCGTTGTTGTTGCGCCATAACGTCATTCCAGCCCCCTGGAGCATTCACAAAGGTATTTTCAAGTTACCTCCTGCCTCAATGGTGACTTTCCAGCTGAACGCGGGGCACAGCAACCCTTTGCCGGAGCCCGAGCGATACTGGCAACTGGAAGAGTGTTTTGTTGAGAGCCCCATGGGCAGCTTTGACGAGGCCAGTCGTCATTTGGAATCTCTCCTTGGCGATGTAATTGAAGATCAGATGGTGTCGGATGTGCCGTTGGGCGCCTTCTTGTCTGGCGGCATTGATTCTTCAACGGTTGTGGCGCTGATGCAGGCAAGGGCAACGCAGCGGGTTAAAACCTTCAGTATCGGGTTTGATGAGGCCGGCTTTAATGAGGCGGAACACGCCGCCGAAGTGGCCCGCCATCTGGGTACTGAGCATACTGAGTTGTATGTCACTCCGAAAGATGCACTGGGTCTCGTGCCCAGGCTGCCTGAACTTTACGATGAGCCGTTTGCAGACTCCTCCCAGCTGCCAACTTACCTGGTCAGCGAGATGACACGGAAACACGTTACGGTGGCTTTGTCCGGAGACGGCGGAGATGAGCTTTTCTGTGGTTATACCCGCTACCCTTCAGTGCTGTCCCGGTGGCAAGGTCGCAACAGCCTCTCCGGCCTTGGGAGGCGAGCAGCGGCCGCCTTGCCCGAATCTTTGTCGGCAGCGGCTATCAGGGCACTCGTTCCCTCTCAACGTGGTCGTTCCGGGCTTGCGATACGCCATCGCCTGAAGGCGGAGCGGGCGTTGGCCCTGTCATCAAGTGTATCCGAGTTCTATCGCCAGTCCGTTTCATTCTGGGCGGAGCCGGAATGTTTCCGACAGGCAGTTCGCGAGCCCACCTATGGATTAACCCGGCCTTTACCTCCCGGAATTCCAGATGAGAGTCTGAAAACGCTGATGTGGCGGGATCTTAACTGGTACCTGCCGGATGACATTCTGGTTAAGGTGGACCGCGCAGCGATGGCCTGCAGCCTGGAAACGCGGATTCCCATGCTGGACCCGAAAGTGGTGGCCTTCGCGCTCTCGCTGCCGTTGGACTATAACCTGAAAGGTGGAGTAGGAAAGCAGGTGCTGCGCAGTGTGCTGTTCCGGCACGTGCCTCGTGAGCTGGTGGATCGTCCGAAGCAGGGTTTTGCAGTGCCGGTCGGGCAGTGGTTGCGTGGCCCACTTCGGCCATGGGCGGAGTCGCTGTTTGCACCGTCCTTGTTTGGCAAGCAGGACCTCCTCGATGCGTCTGTTGTAAACGCTTATTGGCAAGAGCACTTGCGGGGCAGGGAAGATTATTCTGCAGAGCTCTGGGGCATTCTGATGTTCCTGGCCTGGTTGGAGCACACTGGTGGCTGA
- a CDS encoding GNAT family N-acetyltransferase yields the protein MAEITPYNDELHRAQILDLFSDVAFKGDIWKYQFVENPGAVNRGFDPVVAVDQGRVIGFNGVVPVSIIWRGQPINAMWSCDFKVRSDYRGKGVGRLIKEDLAKKSPVLMSFGISPVAAIVLERMGWHANHDVHFLKRICKPRSLRDVALMVYQFLGRLGASTISQPGYESRTCDELPAPKDVNGLWQRSMGGYDKTVVRDWRYLDWRYQKHPLAEYKFIEILTPEGQLAAIGVVRVDQQQARLVDYLGPAKALPLKYFLVKTMLSTWPDLAAYSAMTSDAEFKQAMRSLGFYQGREQPRFFVWASPQMSDGSNPGPCNQGWFIMGGDSDGELLQSARESWNHQITNRDDV from the coding sequence GTGGCTGAAATCACACCCTACAACGATGAACTACACCGGGCGCAGATTCTGGACCTGTTCTCGGATGTCGCTTTCAAGGGCGACATCTGGAAGTACCAGTTTGTTGAGAACCCCGGCGCCGTTAACCGGGGTTTTGATCCAGTCGTCGCTGTTGATCAGGGGCGGGTGATCGGGTTCAACGGGGTCGTGCCCGTGTCCATTATCTGGAGGGGCCAACCTATAAACGCCATGTGGAGTTGTGACTTCAAGGTTCGTTCAGATTATCGGGGCAAAGGCGTAGGTCGGCTGATTAAGGAAGATTTGGCGAAGAAGTCCCCGGTGCTGATGTCCTTCGGCATCAGCCCCGTGGCAGCGATTGTGTTGGAACGCATGGGTTGGCATGCGAACCACGACGTGCATTTCCTCAAACGGATATGCAAGCCCCGATCACTCAGGGACGTCGCTTTGATGGTCTATCAGTTTCTTGGCCGGCTTGGCGCCTCTACCATATCCCAACCCGGGTATGAATCTCGTACTTGTGACGAGCTCCCTGCGCCAAAGGACGTAAATGGCCTCTGGCAAAGGAGTATGGGCGGTTACGATAAAACCGTAGTCCGGGATTGGCGCTACCTGGATTGGCGATACCAGAAGCACCCGCTTGCGGAATACAAGTTTATTGAAATTCTCACCCCGGAGGGGCAGCTTGCGGCTATCGGTGTTGTTCGGGTGGACCAGCAACAGGCTCGCCTGGTGGATTACCTTGGGCCAGCCAAGGCGCTGCCACTCAAGTATTTTCTGGTGAAAACCATGTTATCGACCTGGCCCGACCTGGCTGCCTATTCGGCTATGACCTCTGATGCAGAATTCAAGCAGGCGATGAGGTCTCTGGGTTTCTATCAAGGGCGCGAACAGCCGCGTTTCTTTGTCTGGGCTTCACCGCAAATGTCTGATGGCTCGAATCCTGGCCCGTGCAACCAGGGCTGGTTCATTATGGGCGGAGACTCTGATGGAGAATTGCTGCAGTCGGCCCGGGAATCCTGGAATCATCAAATTACAAACAGGGACGACGTTTGA